The DNA segment ACATTTGGTGGGGTAACGCTAGCGAAAGAGTTCATTAAGTTGCGTCGCTTGAAGGGGCACTTTTCAGTGCAAGAGCAAACAGAGCAGCTGTTGGCAGACAATTCAGTGGGTAAGGGCATCGATTTTTGCCGCAATTTAGCCAAAGCGAGCGGCATTACCGATGAATACGCGCCATATGAGAAGTGGAAAAATCAAGTACAGCCAACTCACAGCGATGCTGAGATTATTGAGCTTTATGATGCACTCGTGGTTTCTCAGCTAGATAAACAAGCGGTTAAGGTGGTGACAAAGCATGCCACTGAATCCGCTGGCCTTGTTGCGATTAGCCCATTGGCTACGGCAGATATGCTGCTGGTGGTATGGCGCAACATCCGAATGATCAATGCGCTGTGTGAGGTATATGGTATTGAACTTGGCTACTGGTCGCGCATACGCCTGTTGCGCTTGGTCTTCGTTAATATGGCCGCAGCGGGTGCCAGCGAACTCGCTATTGACGCATCAATGGATATGATGTCGATGGACTTAGCAGGAAAGCTCTCCGTGAGAGCTGGGCAAGGCTTAGGCATCGGTATTTTGACCGCTAGATTGGGCCTTAAGTCCATCGAACTCTTACGGCCAACACCTTGGCATGCAGAACGACGCGTAACACTCGGCAGCATTCGTAAGCAAATCGTATCAAAAGTAGCTGCATTGACGATGAAGTGACCAATTTAATGAGGTAACAGACGACTGTTCTTGACGCGTTAGAGCGGGTGGGCGAAACTACTGTCAACTTTTCGTGACACCATTTGATAGGATTATTTCGTGCGTCTAGAAGTCTTTTGTGAAGATCGCTTAGGTTTGACTCGTGAACTGCTGGATATATTGGCGAAACGCAGTATTGATTTACGCGGAATCGAGATTGATGTAACTGGGATTATTTACCTTAACTGTCCAGATATCGACTTTGATACTTTTAGCGAACTGATGACTGAGATTCGCCGTATTTCCGGTGTTAAAGATGTACGAAAAATTCAATTCATGCCAATGGAGCGGCAAAACTTTGAACTGGCCGCCGTGCTTGATAGTTTACCGTCGCCAGTCGTTTCCGTTGATTTAAAAGGCAATGTGGATACTGCTAACCATGCGGCCAATGCGCTTTTCTGCAGTGAATCCGATACGATAGTTGGCCGTTCTATTTCCCAACTGTTACCGAATTTTGCTTTTCAAGACTGGTTAGATGGCCAACGTACACGCGTTAGAGAAAATGTAGTGCACAATGGCTTGGACTACATCGTTGAGTTGATGCCAGTATTTGTGACCGGTGATGATAAAGAGCAAACCTTAGTCAGTGCGGTATTGGCTTTACGCCCAGCGGCTGACGTGTCGCATAACTCGGATATTCTTAGCCCAACCCAAGAGCTTGGTTTTGAACACTTTGTTGGTATCTCAAATCGTCACAAAGCCCTCATTCAGCAAGCAAAGAAACTCGCAATGCTTGACCAGCCTCTATTGATTGAGGGGGAGACAGGCACGGGTAAAGAGATGCTGGCTCGTGCCTGCCACACTCGTTCTCATCGTTCCTCTGAGCCATTCCTAGTATTAAGCTGTGCGTCGATGCCTGATGATGTTGCTGAAACAGAGCTCTTTGGTAATGCGCCAGGTTCATTTAATGACGAAAACGGCCACAAAGGTATCTTTGAGCAAGCTGACGGCGGTACAGTATTTCTTGATGAAATTGGCGAAATGAGCCCACATATTCAGATTAAGCTGCTGCGTCTTCTACAAGATGGGACTTTCCGCCGAGTCGGTGAAGAGAAAGAGATGCATGTAGACGTCAGAGTGATCGCTTCAACACGTCATAACCTCTCCGACCTAGCTGAGGCAGGCAGTTTCCGCGAGGACTTGTATTATCGCCTGAATGTTTTGACACTTAATATTCCACCGCTACGTGAGCGGGCGAGTGACATTGCCCCTCTTATGGAGCTCTTCGTCGCCAAGCATGCTCACAGCATGAATATGATGATTCCAAAGTGGACATCAGAGTTAATTAGTCAACTGTCTACGTACCATTGGCCTGGGAACATGCGTCAGTTAGATAATATGGTGTTACGAGCCTTGACCCAGCTTGAGGGTGATGAGCTGGCCTCTGATAGCTTTGAGTTGCCAAGCAATGAGAAGTTACCTGCATCG comes from the Vibrio astriarenae genome and includes:
- a CDS encoding YcjF family protein, with translation MNEHQPKAIYREADEVNAKETEALFEQSQQFSSSEKFVPAEILVTEDNNAAEELEGIIRPSQRSSKWWLAGGVTFAGLVGWQLVDNISTALITSDWLTLGWSGFIAAVSTFGGVTLAKEFIKLRRLKGHFSVQEQTEQLLADNSVGKGIDFCRNLAKASGITDEYAPYEKWKNQVQPTHSDAEIIELYDALVVSQLDKQAVKVVTKHATESAGLVAISPLATADMLLVVWRNIRMINALCEVYGIELGYWSRIRLLRLVFVNMAAAGASELAIDASMDMMSMDLAGKLSVRAGQGLGIGILTARLGLKSIELLRPTPWHAERRVTLGSIRKQIVSKVAALTMK
- the tyrR gene encoding transcriptional regulator TyrR; amino-acid sequence: MRLEVFCEDRLGLTRELLDILAKRSIDLRGIEIDVTGIIYLNCPDIDFDTFSELMTEIRRISGVKDVRKIQFMPMERQNFELAAVLDSLPSPVVSVDLKGNVDTANHAANALFCSESDTIVGRSISQLLPNFAFQDWLDGQRTRVRENVVHNGLDYIVELMPVFVTGDDKEQTLVSAVLALRPAADVSHNSDILSPTQELGFEHFVGISNRHKALIQQAKKLAMLDQPLLIEGETGTGKEMLARACHTRSHRSSEPFLVLSCASMPDDVAETELFGNAPGSFNDENGHKGIFEQADGGTVFLDEIGEMSPHIQIKLLRLLQDGTFRRVGEEKEMHVDVRVIASTRHNLSDLAEAGSFREDLYYRLNVLTLNIPPLRERASDIAPLMELFVAKHAHSMNMMIPKWTSELISQLSTYHWPGNMRQLDNMVLRALTQLEGDELASDSFELPSNEKLPASFNSQQLDGSLDEIMKHYEAQILEHLFQTYPSSRKLAKRLDVSHTSIANKLRDYSIRKQ